The genomic DNA ATGGTATGGGTTGTTGGGAGCAACTTGTTTTGTGCATAGGGAGCAATAATGAGCGCCATTAAAAACATCCTGAATTATACCAGGTTCATGCTCCTTTTCAACCTCCACACAGTACTGGAGCTTCTTGACCATATCCACATTTTGGAATAGCCCCTGTAGTTGCAGAATGAGAGGGGTGTAGTGGAAAACACAACAAGGCTTGCCACTTGAATTGAGGCAAGGTTCCTTgcaatatgggcatgaagtTAGGTCCTTGTGTTTCCCTAGGAAACAGCAGCATGAGTTTATGCAGCAATTGTAcactgttacaacctcctaaattataccactggattcgcctattttttctattatttttagtattttttacggactcaatatcttttgtttttcgatcacgtgatctcggcgcttatttgagccgagatgccgcgccgagatgccgtgccaagggcgcttaggagaaatccacgcttctgcgcagtccgcagcacgcttctcttttcacatgtaggcttctattcacacacgcacagaccacatgtaattagtagttttgtctatatatacagcagggaaatcgcttggaaaccccaagttgattttacctcgtctcatatcattgaggaggacccccagccagctgagtagccggccccttaAGTAGTTCAGTAGCTTACCCCCTTATcgcactcaccacacctccagggctaagcccccctcGCCAGTAGATAGTCAGTAGGACAGTTACCTTACGTaaccttagtatagccttagttagtagtCCTATAGctttgcttgtagtagtacggccccaagcgcccgctcccaccagcgcgtacccaccttacagtggagtacgacattgtaaaatcaactttctgtaggcttgtttgacaaggagaaggctccctgtactagcacgagggaaatcacgtgatcggggccaccttgcgggatagaataatcaaaaatcccccacccccacgtagtaccaaattgctacaaggcagacgagtcctaatcccccgcataccacgtgttttgccggaacaccgtagttagcgaccttagccagctgaaacacctgcttgtagaaaacccgctcatatcacgatcgccagatctgctgatttgctgtagggactatccaacgctaggtgcttgacgcaaaggtttagcgcctAATACACTACataaaaaccgcccataagtcctgatataggcacctattccccacgccgtttccaccattccatccacacgctctggcgtcccacacccctaCTCTCGCCCttccagccgctcctctcgCCCTTCCATTCCagcccattcccaaccaccctcttgcagcacatctcccgctTCGCGAAACCTGcccagaatggaaccggagccgacccttgccgctctcctcgaggctatccaTTCCCTCACCAACCaagtcgggtccttgcaggcccaagtcTCATCCCAAGGCCAGCAGCTCGCGGAACTCAAAGCcttatgcaaggaaaccaatgACCTTGTTGGCGATaaggaccaaggaggagcccaagccaagcctggcccattgactgggcctgtcaccccccCACTcacacagggggagaagctcccactccaggaacgattaggcctgggctcaaggcacccttccgcccatcaagGGGCACCGGgtttgactcagaggaagaagaagaacccCGGCGggctcccaaaaaagagccttgcAACACGACTAGGAgtctcagctccctcacaCCATTTGACACAGGGTCCTCCGTAAAAAGGCCAAAAATGGAGCTGCCAGACCCTTATAAGGGCGATACAAGGGGACGAAAGGCCACTCAATGGCTTGATAGGATGCTACTCTGGGTTGCCCTACACAGGGACCAGTTTGACGaagaggagcagatggtcgtCTGGAtattataccacatgaccaaCAAGGCCGCCGACTGGGCACTCCCTATAATAgggacaatcatcaagggagaaggcaACCCTCCTAACACCATCCCAGCCTTAACGGcgaaattcaaggaggcttTTGAtgacccagatgccaaacggGCCGCGGCCAGGAAAATAGCCGCCCTCTCccagaccacaaccacctccgaatacgtcacggagttccgtAATTtaatggcggaattagactggaacgaggaggcctacatcgcgcagttcacgcgagGTCTCcattggaaggtcaaggaactactgtcaaccaaggatagcgTTCCTGACGAACTCGaggcaatttttgcggcctcTATTAAAATTGATAACATTCGCCGCGAGAATGAGGAAAACCGCCCCAAGAAGGCACCCGCTAAGTCCCCGGTCGCCgcgaccacttccaccactaccaccactagggtccgcctatccaaagaccccaactacgtaaccccggaggaaagggatcgTCGTCGCGCATCCGGCCTATGCGTCAAATGTGGTCAGAAGGGGCACggaatcaaacaatgcccgaacggttggaaagccacaatcaaggaggtagccaaggtggctgaggacgagtcgggaaaagattaaagtcgaggactgctgccaagcccttgACTCTCAAAATGGACAATCTAGATAGTTgcgttgaatttgtatcagTTGGTCTTGATTCGAATAAAAAAACCCCTACTCTTTATCAATCTACACGTCCAGAACTCCCCGGCAGATCCTATTAAAACCCTTatagactcaggagccacgtcgaatttcatctccccctcgattgtggaaaaacataaaatcccaaaaacccaactcgaaaatccacgagttgtgagaatgttagatggtaccctatcccagactggtcgcatatggcaccaggttcaactcgcggtttcggccaatggccactcaCACACAATTCCCTTCCTAGTCTGTCCCATTGGGGACACCCCGGCAATtttaggcatgacatggttgacggcagaagctcccctcatcgactggcaacagggattaGTTActttccctgaacaagtgcAAATtgcctcagaagaagaggcggACTCGGACCCTTTAGCAGATctcccccctcagtaccatgagtttgctaaggtctttggcgaagaagaattcaaggtactccctccacatagggagtacgACATCgccatagaccttgtcccagatgCAAAACTGTCCCCTGGGCCTatttatggcatgactgacgcagaATCGAAGGCCCTGAAACAACATATAGAGGAAGAACTAGCCACAGGGAAGATCCAACCCAGTACTTCCTCCGCAGGAGCCCCggttatgtttgtcaaaaaagcGGATGGCTCTCTCAGATTGGTAGTTGACTATAGAAAGCTAAATGACGTCACGCATAAAAATGTCTATCCGCTCCCCAGAcaagacaacctcatggccaagttaaggcatgccaagatgttCACCAAGCTGGAtctacgctggggttacaataacgtccggatcaaggagggtgacgaatggaaaacagccttccgcaccaaatatggattgtttgagtacttggtcatgccctttggtcttacAAACGCACCTGCGgcattccagcacttcatgaatgacctaTTCAGAGATCTGATAGATGTAACCGTGGTAATCTATCTGGAcaacatcctcatcttctccgAGAACCCAGAAGACCATCCTGCCCATGTCAGAGAAGTTCTGTCCCGACtcatgaagaaccagctCTTTTGCAAACTGtcaaagtgccacttccacgtcactacggttgattatcttggcattgttatatccccatcaggcttctccatggatcaaaagaaaaTCGAGGCAGTTACATCATGGCCTCAACctaaaacagtcaaacaggtccaggcgtTCTTAGGTTTCGTCAACTATCTCCGCCgattcattcccaacttcagttcagtagcacgccctctgcacaacctcaccagaaaggaaaccccctggtcatggggcacCCAAGAGGAGGCAGCTTTTCAGGAATTGAAGGTTCTAGTCACCAAGTCGCCGGtactcatccattccaacccagatCTCCCCTATTATCTGGAGACGGACGCCTCAGGGGTTGCAATGGGGGCCATCCTTAGTCAGCGGGGCCCAGACAACCGGTTACATcccattgcctatatgtccaagtcattctCAGGAGCGGAGGCTAATTACGACACCCACAACAAAGAACTCCTGGCTATCATTAAGGcattggaggaatggagAATATTCCTGGAGGCGACAGACAAACCGGTACAAGTGTTCACGGACCATcggaacctggaatactggatgcaggcacggacattcAACAGAAGGCATGCACGTTGGCGCATtttcctgagcgacttcaactTCGAAATCCATTaccgcccaggaaaacagtcgggtaaaccagatgccttatCAAGACGATCGGATTACATTGATATGCCCCCAGAACCGGAAGTCATGTTGCcagcagaggtctttgccaacacgtcagaagaagaacttgAAATAGTCACTGAAGTACGCGCCAAACTGAGGGAAGACCCCTCCCTTGAGCCAATCATACAGTTCTTGACAGAAGAcgcggacaatgcacctcctTCTATCCGGAAAGCCTATCGAgactatgactgggaggaagacctacTATGGTACCGAGGAAAACTtgtggtcccagactcagaggCCTTGAAGGAACGattactcagggaattccatgactcccccctGGCAGGTCATCCGGGTCAACAACGGACCCTGGAACTCCTGAGCCGcaattactggtggccaggaatgaagtcatccgccaaggaatgggtagaatgctgcCCAACCTGTCAAGCCAACCGTCGCGCCCATGGTCCTGCCATTGCTCTGAAACCGTTAGAAGTCCCACCTTTCCCATTCCATACCATCTCCTACGACTTCATCACGGGTTTCCCCAAGTCCAATGGTCACGACGCAATCCTGGTAATAAttgactccttttccaaatttgggcacttcatcccaacctcaaagaaggtcacagccaagggtcTGGCAGATTTGTTCATTAGtcacgtctggaaacttcACGGACTACCCGTCAAAACCATATCAGATCAAGGAACCACATTCACGGGAAAATTCCTCAGAGCCCTTTATCAACGGTTAGGAATCAAACCGTCCTTCTCATCGGCTTATCACCCGGAGTctgatggccaaacagagcgAGTCAATCAGTTcattgaattctacctcagatcataCGTGGCAGCCGACCATTCTGACTGGTCCACTTGGCTTCCCTTGGTGGAGtatgcctacaacaacgcaaagCACTCCGCTACTGGAAAAACTCCCTTCGAATTGGTTTACGGGCGAAACCCTGTCATGAACCCGTCTAACGTTCCAGCAAATGTGCCCGAGGCCAATCACGTGGCAGATACCCTggcacaagaatggaaagaagcggaGTCAGCTCTAAGAATGAGTAAGGAAAAAATGGTTAGGGACAAGGGTACGATACCAGAGTACTCAATTGGAGACAAAGTCTggttagatggaaaaaatgtGGAGCTCAgaacaaactccaacaaactggaccccAAGAGACTAGGACCATTCGAGGTCacagaaaaaatctccagtcatGCGTATCGCTTAAAGCTCCCGGAAACCCTGAAGATTCACGATGTGTTCTACGTGGGACTACTGACCAAGGCACACGAATCCCCTAATCAACCATTTCCTgaaagaccccctcctgagacaatagaaggggaagaagagtacgaaGTCgagcaaatcattgactctaaaCGACAACGAGGCAAATGGTTTTACTTAATCAAGTGGAAAGGGTACGGCCCAGAAGATAACTCgtgggaaccggaagaactgctggaacacagccaggaagagatcaagcgcttcaaccaagctagactcagaaaggctcgtgacgccgccaagagcctttaagggggaggcaatgttacaacctcctaaattataccactggattcgcctattttttctattatttttagtattttttacggactcaatatcttttgtttttcgatcacgtgatcttggcgcttatttgagccgagatgccgcgccgagatgccgtgccaagggcgcttaggagaaatccacgcttctgcgcagtccgcagcacgcttctcttttcacatgtaggcttctattcacacacgcacagaccacatgtaattagtagttttgtctatatatacagcagggaaatcgcttggaaaccccaagtcgattttacctcgtctcatatcattgaggaggacccccagccagctgagtagccggccccttaAGTAGTTCAGTAGCTTACCCCCTTATcgcactcaccacacctccagggctaagccccccttgccaGTAGATAGTCAGTAGGACGGTTACCTTACGTaaccttagtatagccttagttagtagtCCTATAGctttgcttgtagtagtacggccccaagcgcccgctcccaccagcgcgtacccaccttacagtggagtacGACATACACCCATGTTTCAAGTCCTGACAAAATTCAAAGGTGGTGCCAAGCCATAAACTTGCTGGGAACTCCTAGGTCTCCACAGATTCCCTGGCGTAAGTCcttgtatgtgttacatgaAAAATGAGTTTGCAATCAAGCTGCTAGCAAGTTAAATGTATTGAGATCTCTTTGACCCAACAAGCAATCATCTAATATCACAACAAAAGTAAGTTGGGAAAGTACGCAGAAGTACTCTTAGGCAAACATAAATCAATTCATTCCCCTTTGTCAAAAGTTCCATTCAATTCCATCAGATTGCATAGTTCCTGGTCAGTGAATTCCCCTTCAAAATCAGGGTCAAGGTTTTGAGGCTTGCATTGTTCAACAAAATTGGGACCTTGGTTGGGAGAGTCCTCTGGAATAGCTTGGTCAATTTCAGAGTTGTTGGGGTCTTCATCCCCTGGCTCAGGCCAGTCTTCAATTGTAACCGGTGGGTTTTGGCAAATTGGAGCAGGGTTATCTATGGCCCATAGGTTAGAAATTTTACCACAAAATATGGCAATTGGACGTACTCAAAATCTCATGGGGGTTTGAAACTCCTCTGGATCTGACATTGTCATTCCAAGCCAGGTTGACTGAATCTAGTTAAAGAAAAGATATGGTAGATTTATGTGTATGTGGGAAGAATGCCatgaaaaaaaaagcaaAGACTGTGTGGTTGCTGAGTGAGCTTGTGTATAACTGGTAGCTATACATACCTAAAAAGGCACCTCTGTTGGCACCCTTGTCTGCCCCAACATCCAGTTCATCCAGTTGTGAGATTATGGTAGAAAGGTCAATGTTTGAGTTACATGGGTTGCCATTATCCAAGTTTCTCTGACTTGCCCTTTCAGGTTGTCTAGTGCCTGTTTTCTTGAGGTGTTGTCTTACTGTTCTGTAGTGAAGTGCTttttggcaacaaggacatATTTCCTGCCAATTACATGGCATGGTTACACCTAAAGATAACTCAAATGGTTGGCCAACTCAAGTTGATGTGTATGGTGGATCAAGTTAGTGTTGTACCAAGTACCCAACAGGTTTGTCAAGGGACATGTTGCAAACAAACTATCCATTTCAAATTCCATCCTACAAGGGCCAACTGCCCACTTGGCAATGTTTCTTACAAGATGAATCTTCAATACCCCTAATCAGTAAGTATCTGCTTAAACTTGCCAAACATAAATATCAATTTGATACAGATTATTTTGTCTATATCTTTGAATAACCTAGGTCAAAGGTGCTCCTGCATTGGGGAGATTTTTATGGCTCTAAGAGCTTATTAGGGCCTTAGAACTGGGAAAAGCAGTCCCCATTCCCCCATGGCTCCTGGAGCATCTAGGAACTGCAGGGAACCAAAGGGCTAAACAAGCCCACATAATTCAAAATTTAGACACACACTCTTGACACATTGGTTTCAAGAGTTTGCAAACCCTGGatctgttatggatatgacatttcttctttaatctgtacttattttattaattacactagtaatcttacagtaaataagtgagataaagatgcgaactaaggttttcaaggtccctctatccaatagtgacctttacaaaacctacaaacctcaggaatacccttaatacgAATGtctttcgcatatatgctgttttctcactcatttaaatatataaattcagctgagtagataaacagtaacaagtaatatttctcttgtttgtagtatttattattcaagattctatcttgtggctacacacagaaatattcagggtcccccctgtcgcataggcaagtgctccggcgcttaatcagcccttaagcgccgacgcactaaatgcgccttttctccatcacccgggcatcccacactgccgaatcgcttgcgcttaggtgcgcatgtttgcgcgctccagaacgctgggtcaaactcccaaaacggacaacatttggtagagttatgccccatttactgtaagtacccaatgcagaggtatcctacctttgggactgtttactccaaggatgaaacacttagccttgggacatctaaggacccacacaggtaaataatgccttggggcaaacattgccttggggcaaatattaggatctgttgtttgtttactatgtaccaagtattggctccctcaagtgtttcagttgccacatgtacctcctgtaccccctcttggtatcaatcatgtatatacttgtttgtgcgccttctcagggtataaaaggacc from Rhizoctonia solani chromosome 16, complete sequence includes the following:
- a CDS encoding Retrotransposable element Tf2 protein, encoding MEPEPTLAALLEAIHSLTNQVGSLQAQVSSQGQQLAELKALCKETNDLVGDKDQGGAQAKPGPLTGPAPFRPSRGTGFDSEEEEEPRRAPKKEPCNTTRSLSSLTPFDTGSSVKRPKMELPDPYKGDTRGRKATQWLDRMLLWVALHRDQFDEEEQMVVWILYHMTNKAADWALPIIGTIIKGEGNPPNTIPALTAKFKEAFDDPDAKRAAARKIAALSQTTTTSEYVTEFRNLMAELDWNEEAYIAQFTRGLHWKVKELLSTKDSVPDELEAIFAASIKIDNIRRENEENRPKKAPAKSPVAATTSTTTTTRVRLSKDPNYVTPEERDRRRASGLCVKCGQKGHGIKQCPNGWKATIKEVAKLVLIRIKKPLLFINLHVQNSPADPIKTLIDSGATSNFISPSIVEKHKIPKTQLENPRVVRMLDGTLSQTGRIWHQVQLAVSANGHSHTIPFLVCPIGDTPAILGMTWLTAEAPLIDWQQGLVTFPEQVQIASEEEADSDPLADLPPQYHEFAKVFGEEEFKVLPPHREYDIAIDLVPDAKLSPGPIYGMTDAESKALKQHIEEELATGKIQPSTSSAGAPVMFVKKADGSLRLVVDYRKLNDVTHKNVYPLPRQDNLMAKLRHAKMFTKLDLRWGYNNVRIKEGDEWKTAFRTKYGLFEYLVMPFGLTNAPAAFQHFMNDLFRDLIDVTVVIYLDNILIFSENPEDHPAHVREVLSRLMKNQLFCKLSKCHFHVTTVDYLGIVISPSGFSMDQKKIEAVTSWPQPKTVKQVQAFLGFVNYLRRFIPNFSSVARPLHNLTRKETPWSWGTQEEAAFQELKVLVTKSPVLIHSNPDLPYYLETDASGVAMGAILSQRGPDNRLHPIAYMSKSFSGAEANYDTHNKELLAIIKALEEWRIFLEATDKPVQVFTDHRNLEYWMQARTFNRRHARWRIFLSDFNFEIHYRPGKQSGKPDALSRRSDYIDMPPEPEVMLPAEVFANTSEEELEIVTEVRAKLREDPSLEPIIQFLTEDADNAPPSIRKAYRDYDWEEDLLWYRGKLVVPDSEALKERLLREFHDSPLAGHPGQQRTLELLSRNYWWPGMKSSAKEWVECCPTCQANRRAHGPAIALKPLEVPPFPFHTISYDFITGFPKSNGHDAILVIIDSFSKFGHFIPTSKKVTAKGLADLFISHVWKLHGLPVKTISDQGTTFTGKFLRALYQRLGIKPSFSSAYHPESDGQTERVNQFIEFYLRSYVAADHSDWSTWLPLVEYAYNNAKHSATGKTPFELVYGRNPVMNPSNVPANVPEANHVADTLAQEWKEAESALRMSKEKMVRDKGTIPEYSIGDKVWLDGKNVELRTNSNKLDPKRLGPFEVTEKISSHAYRLKLPETLKIHDVFYVGLLTKAHESPNQPFPERPPPETIEGEEEYEVEQIIDSKRQRGKWFYLIKWKGYGPEDNSWEPEELLEHSQEEIKRFNQARLRKARDAAKSL
- a CDS encoding Transposase family Tnp2 protein, with the translated sequence MPCNWQEICPCCQKALHYRTVRQHLKKTGTRQPERASQRNLDNGNPCNSNIDLSTIISQLDELDVGADKGANRGAFLDSVNLAWNDNVRSRGVSNPHEILNNPAPICQNPPVTIEDWPEPGDEDPNNSEIDQAIPEDSPNQGPNFVEQCKPQNLDPDFEGEFTDQELCNLMELNGTFDKGE